In Chryseobacterium shigense, the following proteins share a genomic window:
- a CDS encoding porin family protein, which produces MKKLLLTSALTLSTLSFAQIDFANTRFGVTAGGNYSRVRNAHNPSGPRYAFQGGALALIPIGKANQFFLQPEVVYYGAGETGKDKEAKGKDGYDAVYGNNYLSVPVYFKGYFSEAESEFFGMIGPRFNFLMSQNVKNAPVSRPYYDPDVTDPLYPGVSGKASSFNFAIGLGVGYSYKRQLELALKYDLGLTDTYPDLAKEKGGTTKGKSEQVISLSLSYIFK; this is translated from the coding sequence ATGAAAAAACTTTTATTAACCTCAGCATTGACCCTTTCAACTCTGTCTTTTGCCCAGATTGACTTTGCAAATACAAGATTTGGTGTCACAGCAGGTGGTAACTATTCCAGAGTAAGGAATGCCCATAACCCTTCTGGTCCAAGATATGCATTCCAGGGCGGAGCATTGGCTCTTATCCCGATTGGAAAGGCAAACCAGTTCTTTTTACAGCCGGAAGTTGTGTATTACGGTGCAGGAGAAACCGGAAAAGATAAGGAAGCCAAAGGAAAAGACGGTTATGATGCAGTATATGGTAACAATTATCTGAGCGTACCGGTTTATTTTAAAGGATATTTTTCCGAAGCAGAATCGGAATTCTTTGGAATGATAGGACCGAGATTTAACTTTCTGATGAGTCAGAACGTTAAAAATGCTCCGGTAAGCAGACCATACTATGATCCGGATGTTACCGATCCTTTATACCCGGGCGTAAGTGGAAAAGCTTCCAGCTTTAACTTTGCCATTGGATTAGGAGTAGGATACAGCTATAAGAGACAGCTGGAATTAGCTCTTAAATATGACTTAGGTCTTACAGATACCTACCCTGATCTCGCAAAAGAAAAAGGAGGTACTACCAAAGGTAAGTCTGAGCAGGTGATCAGCCTAAGCTTAAGCTATATTTTCAAATAG
- the sucD gene encoding succinate--CoA ligase subunit alpha, whose amino-acid sequence MSILVNKDSKVIVQGFTGNEGTFHAGQMIEYGTNVVGGVTPGKGGSEHLGKPVFNTVADAVQKAGANVSIIFVPPAFAADAIMEAAEAGIKVIVCITEGIPVADMVKVKSYIADRDCRLIGPNCPGIITSEEAKIGIMPGFVFKKGKVGIVSKSGTLTYEAADQVVKAGYGVSTAIGIGGDPIIGTTTREALELFINDPETEAVVMIGEIGGGLEAEAARWYKASGSTKPVVGFIAGQTAPKGRTMGHAGAIVGGDEDTAQAKMQIMKDNGINVVDSPADIGATVAKILG is encoded by the coding sequence ATGTCAATTTTAGTAAACAAAGATTCTAAAGTAATTGTACAAGGATTTACAGGGAACGAAGGTACTTTCCATGCGGGCCAGATGATTGAATACGGAACCAACGTAGTAGGAGGGGTTACTCCGGGAAAAGGAGGGTCTGAGCACTTAGGAAAGCCTGTATTTAATACAGTGGCTGATGCTGTTCAAAAAGCTGGAGCAAACGTAAGTATCATTTTCGTACCACCTGCATTCGCTGCTGATGCAATCATGGAGGCTGCTGAAGCAGGTATCAAAGTTATCGTATGTATTACTGAAGGTATTCCTGTAGCGGATATGGTAAAAGTAAAATCTTACATCGCCGACAGAGACTGCAGATTAATCGGTCCGAACTGTCCGGGAATCATTACTTCTGAAGAAGCTAAAATTGGTATTATGCCAGGATTCGTTTTCAAAAAAGGTAAAGTAGGTATCGTTTCAAAATCAGGTACCCTTACTTACGAAGCTGCTGACCAGGTTGTAAAAGCCGGTTACGGTGTTTCTACAGCAATCGGTATCGGTGGTGACCCAATCATTGGAACTACTACAAGAGAAGCTTTGGAATTATTCATCAACGACCCTGAAACTGAAGCGGTTGTAATGATCGGTGAGATTGGTGGTGGATTAGAGGCTGAAGCTGCAAGATGGTACAAAGCTAGCGGATCTACCAAGCCGGTTGTAGGATTTATCGCCGGACAAACTGCTCCTAAAGGAAGAACTATGGGACATGCAGGTGCTATTGTAGGAGGTGATGAAGATACGGCTCAGGCAAAAATGCAGATCATGAAAGATAACGGAATCAACGTTGTAGATTCTCCTGCAGATATCGGTGCTACAGTTGCAAAAATTCTAGGATAA
- a CDS encoding LpxD N-terminal domain-containing protein yields the protein MRFHSPQKLKTIADLIGSEFVGPEDFEVLGTNEIHMVKPGDIVFVNHPKYYDKALNSAATIILIDKKVECPEGKALLVSDDPFRDFNKINTHFTRIYNFTEELHDAEIGEGTRIHRTAVIGNNVKIGKNSLIFPNVVIGDRTEIGDNVIIQANTVLGGDAFYYRKLNGNFDRLISVGNVVIENNVEIGNGCTIDRGVTDSTVIGEGSVLDNQIQIGHDTVIGKKCLIASQVGIAGCCVIGDEVTLWGQVGIASGNKIESGSVILGKTGVNRDLKKGTYIGMFAEDFKGYLKKEVKLRNLK from the coding sequence ATGAGATTCCACTCTCCACAAAAGCTCAAAACTATTGCCGATTTAATAGGCTCGGAATTTGTTGGTCCCGAAGACTTTGAAGTACTTGGAACCAATGAAATCCATATGGTTAAACCAGGTGACATTGTTTTTGTCAACCATCCGAAATATTATGATAAAGCATTAAATTCTGCTGCAACAATCATTCTTATTGACAAAAAAGTAGAATGCCCTGAAGGAAAAGCGCTTTTAGTTTCTGATGACCCTTTCAGAGATTTCAATAAGATCAATACCCATTTTACGAGAATCTATAATTTTACAGAAGAACTTCATGATGCTGAAATTGGTGAAGGAACAAGGATTCATCGTACCGCAGTGATTGGAAACAATGTGAAAATCGGAAAAAACAGCCTTATCTTTCCCAACGTTGTAATCGGGGACAGAACCGAAATCGGGGATAATGTCATTATTCAGGCAAATACCGTTTTAGGAGGCGATGCTTTTTATTACAGAAAATTAAATGGCAATTTCGACCGTTTGATCTCCGTAGGAAATGTTGTGATTGAAAATAATGTAGAAATCGGGAACGGCTGTACAATCGACAGAGGAGTTACTGATTCTACGGTTATTGGTGAAGGTTCTGTTTTGGATAATCAAATTCAGATAGGCCACGACACGGTTATCGGGAAAAAATGTCTGATTGCATCACAGGTGGGAATTGCAGGATGCTGTGTTATAGGAGATGAAGTAACACTTTGGGGACAGGTCGGCATCGCTTCCGGTAACAAAATTGAAAGCGGATCTGTTATTCTTGGTAAAACAGGAGTGAACAGAGATCTTAAAAAAGGAACCTACATTGGAATGTTTGCAGAAGATTTCAAAGGCTACTTAAAAAAAGAAGTAAAGCTGAGAAATCTCAAATAA
- the efp gene encoding elongation factor P: protein MATSNDIRKGLCIEFSNDIFKVIEFLHVKPGKGPAFVRTKLKSVTNGKVLDNTFSAGHKIDEVKVITRKFQYLYDDENGFHFMNNDDFSQLYLNKEMIENSQFMKAGEEVTIILKEVDETPLSAELPQSVYLDVIEADPGVKGNTATNALKNAIVETGARVMVPLFIEPGDRIKVSTEDGSYLERVK, encoded by the coding sequence ATGGCAACAAGTAACGATATAAGAAAAGGACTTTGCATTGAATTTAGCAATGATATTTTCAAAGTAATTGAATTTCTTCACGTAAAACCAGGGAAAGGACCTGCTTTTGTAAGAACAAAATTAAAATCAGTAACCAACGGGAAAGTATTGGATAACACTTTTTCTGCAGGTCACAAAATTGATGAAGTAAAGGTAATTACTAGAAAATTCCAATATCTTTACGATGATGAGAATGGATTCCACTTCATGAATAATGATGATTTCTCCCAGCTTTATCTTAATAAAGAAATGATTGAAAATTCCCAGTTTATGAAAGCTGGCGAGGAAGTTACAATCATTTTGAAAGAAGTTGATGAAACACCACTTTCTGCCGAACTTCCACAGTCCGTTTATTTGGACGTTATCGAAGCTGATCCGGGAGTAAAAGGAAATACAGCTACCAACGCTCTTAAAAACGCAATCGTTGAAACAGGAGCAAGAGTAATGGTTCCTTTGTTTATTGAACCGGGAGACAGAATCAAAGTAAGCACGGAAGACGGTTCTTACTTAGAAAGAGTAAAATAA
- the lpxA gene encoding acyl-ACP--UDP-N-acetylglucosamine O-acyltransferase has product MIHQLAAVDKRAKISKNVIVEPFTTIAGDVEIGEGTWIGSNVTIMDGARIGKNCRIFPGTVISAIPQDLKFDGEDTQTIIGDDTTIRECVTVNRGTKALGFTKIGKNCLIMATSHIAHDCVIGDHVIIVNGCGIAGHVEIGDYTVMGGLSAVHQFGKIGKHVMISGGTLVRKDIPPYVKVAREPMSYAGINSVGLRRRGFTNEKIFEIQKIYRAIFQMKMNVSQAISHIEKEMLPTAERDEILQFIQNSPRGIVKGYGTGKESN; this is encoded by the coding sequence ATGATTCATCAATTAGCAGCCGTAGATAAACGTGCGAAAATCAGCAAAAATGTTATTGTAGAACCATTTACTACAATTGCAGGAGATGTGGAAATAGGAGAAGGAACATGGATCGGTTCTAATGTTACCATCATGGATGGTGCAAGAATCGGGAAAAATTGCAGAATTTTTCCCGGAACTGTAATTTCTGCAATTCCCCAGGACCTTAAATTTGATGGTGAAGATACACAGACAATCATTGGTGATGACACTACTATCAGAGAATGTGTTACCGTGAACAGAGGTACAAAAGCTTTAGGATTTACAAAAATAGGTAAGAACTGCCTTATTATGGCTACTTCACATATTGCTCATGACTGTGTAATCGGAGACCACGTTATTATTGTAAATGGCTGCGGTATTGCAGGACACGTGGAAATTGGCGATTATACCGTAATGGGAGGTCTTAGTGCTGTTCACCAGTTTGGTAAAATCGGTAAGCATGTGATGATTTCAGGAGGTACTTTGGTAAGAAAAGACATTCCGCCTTACGTAAAAGTAGCAAGAGAGCCTATGTCCTATGCCGGAATTAACTCAGTAGGTTTGAGAAGAAGAGGATTTACCAATGAGAAAATCTTTGAAATCCAGAAAATCTACAGAGCCATCTTCCAGATGAAGATGAATGTTTCCCAGGCCATTTCACACATTGAAAAAGAAATGCTGCCAACCGCTGAAAGAGATGAAATCCTTCAGTTTATCCAAAACTCACCTAGAGGTATTGTAAAAGGATACGGAACAGGAAAAGAAAGCAACTAA